A stretch of Pristiophorus japonicus isolate sPriJap1 chromosome 10, sPriJap1.hap1, whole genome shotgun sequence DNA encodes these proteins:
- the LOC139275293 gene encoding serpin H1-like, which produces MSPGTMWVNRLVALSLLIAIAAADGKLSELTVALSGTSAKLGLDLYFAMARDKGTENILISPVVVASSLGLVSLGAQDPTASEAKAVLDMGAVQDEHLHSALSQLLAEVSNSTARNVTWKMGSRLYGPASVNFAQDFVTSSKKHYNCEHSKINFRDKKGALKSINEWAAKTTGGKLPEVTKDLEKTDGAMIVNAMFFKPHWDEKFHHTMVDQRGFMVSRSESVGIDMMHRTGLYNFYNDEDNQVRVLEMPLAHQLSSMVFIMPYHVQSLDRIEKLLTKDQINTWMGKLQRRAVAISLPKVNMGVSHQIQKHLASIGLTTAVDKSKADLSKISGKKDLYLASVLHAAAMEWGTDGNPFDAFMYGQKELKDPQVFYADHPFIFLVKDKKTGSILFIGRLIKPAGRKLHDEL; this is translated from the exons ATGTCCCCCGGAACCATGTGGGTGAACAGGCTTGTGGCCCTCAGTCTGCTGATTGCCATCGCTGCGGCGGATGGGAAGCTCAGCGAGCTCACGGTCGCACTGTCGGGCACCAGCGCCAAGCTGGGCCTCGATCTCTACTTCGCCATGGCCCGGGACAAGGGCACGGAGAACATCCTGATCTCCCCCGTGGTGGTGGCCTCCTCGCTGGGACTGGTGTCGCTGGGCGCCCAGGACCCCACCGCCAGCGAGGCCAAGGCCGTGCTCGACATGGGCGCGGTGCAGGACGAGCATCTCCACTCTGCCCTCTCCCAGCTCCTGGCCGAAGTCAGTAACTCCACCGCCCGCAATGTGACCTGGAAGATGGGCAGCCGGCTGTACGGTCCGGCCTCGGTCAACTTCGCCCAGGACTTCGTGACCAGCAGCAAGAAGCACTACAACTGTGAGCATTCCAAGATCAACTTCCGCGACAAGAAGGGCGCGCTGAAGTCCATCAACGAGTGGGCGGCCAAGACCACCGGCGGCAAGCTTCCCGAGGTCACCAAGGACCTGGAGAAGACCGACGGAGCCATGATCGTCAACGCAATGTTCTTCAAAC CTCACTGGGATGAGAAATTCCACCACACGATGGTGGACCAGCGCGGTTTCATGGTGAGCCGATCGGAATCGGTTGGGATCGACATGATGCACCGCACAG GTTTATATAACTTCTACAATGACGAAGATAATCAGGTGCGCGTTCTGGAGATGCCCCTGGCCCATCAGCTATCCAGCATGGTCTTCATCATGCCGTACCATGTGCAGTCCCTGGACAGAATCGAGAAACTCCTGACCAAGGACCAGATCAACACCTGGATGGGCAAGCTGCAGAGACGTGCCGTGGCCATCTCCTTGCCCAAGGTCAACATGGGGGTCAGCCACCAGATACAG AAACATCTGGCTAGCATCGGTTTGACCACAGCTGTCGACAAAAGCAAGGCCGACCTGTCCAAGATCTCCGGCAAAAAGGACCTGTACCTGGCCAGTGTTCTCCACGCAGCCGCCATGGAGTGGGGCACGGACGGAAACCCCTTCGATGCCTTCATGTACGGGCAGAAGGAGTTGAAGGATCCCCAGGTCTTCTACGCCGACCATCCTTTCATCTTCCTGGTCAAGGACAAGAAGACTGGTTCCATTCTCTTCATCGGGCGGCTGATCAAACCCGCCGGTCGCAAATTGCACGATGAGCTGTAG